In Cynocephalus volans isolate mCynVol1 chromosome 3, mCynVol1.pri, whole genome shotgun sequence, one DNA window encodes the following:
- the MYL10 gene encoding myosin regulatory light chain 10 isoform X2 → MPQDCGTAHWTSQLLDSQAPRRARKRAEGGASSNVFSMFDQSQIQEFKEAFTIMDQNRDSFIDKEDLRDTFAALGRINVKNEELEAMVKEAPGPINFTVFLTMFGEKLKGTDPEETILHAFKVFDTEGKGFVKADVIKEKLMTQADRFSEEEIKQMFAAFPPDVCGNLDYRNLCYVITHGEEKD, encoded by the exons ATGCCCCAAGATTGCGGGACAGCCCACTGGACTTCGCAGCTGCTTGACTCTCAG GCACCAAGAAGAGCCCGGAAAAGAGCAGAAGGCGGAGCCAGCTCCAACGTCTTCTCCATGTTTGATCAGTCCCAGATCCAGGAGTTTAAAGAG GCCTTCACCATCATGGACCAGAACAGGGACAGCTTCATCGACAAGGAGGACCTGAGGGACACCTTTGCTGCTCTGG GCCGCATCAACGTCAAGAACGAGGAGCTGGAGGCCATGGTGAAGGAGGCTCCCGGGCCCATCAACTTCACCGTCTTCCTGACCATGTTTGGGGAGAAGCTGAAGG GCACGGACCCAGAGGAGACCATTCTCCATGCCTTCAAGGTGTTCGATACTGAAGGCAAAGGCTTCGTCAAGGCTGATGT CATCAAAGAGAAGCTCATGACCCAGGCAGACCGGTTCAGTGAGGAGGAG ATCAAGCAGATGTTTGCAGCTTTCCCGCCAGATGTGTGCGGCAACCTGGACTACAGGAACCTGTGCTACGTCATCACGCATGGTGAAGAGAAGGACTAG
- the MYL10 gene encoding myosin regulatory light chain 10 isoform X1 — translation MPQDCGTAHWTSQLLDSQAPRRARKRAEGGASSNVFSMFDQSQIQEFKEAFTIMDQNRDSFIDKEDLRDTFAALGRLRWRQGAGVRLGQPSADWGLNAPPQGLPTGRINVKNEELEAMVKEAPGPINFTVFLTMFGEKLKGTDPEETILHAFKVFDTEGKGFVKADVIKEKLMTQADRFSEEEIKQMFAAFPPDVCGNLDYRNLCYVITHGEEKD, via the exons ATGCCCCAAGATTGCGGGACAGCCCACTGGACTTCGCAGCTGCTTGACTCTCAG GCACCAAGAAGAGCCCGGAAAAGAGCAGAAGGCGGAGCCAGCTCCAACGTCTTCTCCATGTTTGATCAGTCCCAGATCCAGGAGTTTAAAGAG GCCTTCACCATCATGGACCAGAACAGGGACAGCTTCATCGACAAGGAGGACCTGAGGGACACCTTTGCTGCTCTGG GGAGGCTGAGGTGGAGACAGGGGGCAGGGGTGAGGCTGGGGCAGCCCAGTGCTGACTGGGGGCTGAATGCTCCCCCACAGGGTCTCCCAACAG GCCGCATCAACGTCAAGAACGAGGAGCTGGAGGCCATGGTGAAGGAGGCTCCCGGGCCCATCAACTTCACCGTCTTCCTGACCATGTTTGGGGAGAAGCTGAAGG GCACGGACCCAGAGGAGACCATTCTCCATGCCTTCAAGGTGTTCGATACTGAAGGCAAAGGCTTCGTCAAGGCTGATGT CATCAAAGAGAAGCTCATGACCCAGGCAGACCGGTTCAGTGAGGAGGAG ATCAAGCAGATGTTTGCAGCTTTCCCGCCAGATGTGTGCGGCAACCTGGACTACAGGAACCTGTGCTACGTCATCACGCATGGTGAAGAGAAGGACTAG